Proteins from a single region of Apium graveolens cultivar Ventura chromosome 7, ASM990537v1, whole genome shotgun sequence:
- the LOC141674429 gene encoding uncharacterized protein LOC141674429, translating to MDITFREANARWVHHPHNDALVISIQIGTKNVHGAFVDNGSSTNILYYNTFKKMGLPNRDMSREDSWVYGFSGVGVRVMGSIRLPCTLGESPLSVTKMLEFKVLNQESSHNVLLGRSFLREMRVITSIHHLTIKFSTPNGVGSIKGSQYDSRECYRQAMKGFRKDSHAEDTSDVDQEKSIEQPTEEI from the coding sequence ATGGATATTACCTTCAGAGAAGCAAATGCCCGGTGGGTACACCATCCCCACAATGATGCACTAGTTATTTCCATCCAAATCGGAACCAAAAATGTTCACGGGGCCTTCGTGGATAATGGAAGCTCGACAAATATCCTGTACTACAACACCTTTAAGAAGATGGGACTGCCTAATCGGGATATGTCACGAGAAGATTCGTGGGTCTATGGCTTTTCCGGCGTAGGAGTTAGAGTCATGGGATCGATTCGGCTTCCATGTACTTTGGGGGAAAGCCCGTTGTCGGTGACAAAGATGCTGGAATTTAAGGTCCTGAATCAGGAATCATCCCACAACGTGTTGCTGGGACGATCTTTTCTGCGGGAGATGAGAGTTATCACTTCAATCCACCATTTAACTATCAAATTTTCAACGCCAAATGGGGTGGGGAGTATAAAGGGTTCTCAGTATGACTCTCGGGAGTGCTACAGGCAAGCTATGAAAGGTTTTAGAAAAGACTCCCATGCCGAAGATACTTCAGACGTAGACCAAGAGAAAAGCATTGAGCAACCAACCGAGGAAATCTGA
- the LOC141670559 gene encoding protein DETOXIFICATION 43-like encodes MAEDDVVHSAAVKGKMPIMVFFRDARLLFKMDALGSEILRIAFPAALALAADPIASIIDTAFIGHLGAVELAAVGVSIAIFNQASKVTIFPLVSITTSFVAEEDTIGRLEKEMKINEMVKVRAEDVVLDSLEKGGSATNMEAQELVKAENTTQSVLATSASETGASKPQNVACSDSDKTQTKAKKHQSTNSQTNVARVKRHIPSASTALVMGAVLGILQTIFLISLARPLLGIMGVRSDSPMLEPAKRYLKLRSLGAPAVLLSLAMQGVFRGFKDTTTPLYATVAGDLANVVLDPILIFVCHMGVSGAAIVHVLSQYLILVILFWKLMKQVYLIPPSLKSLQFSRFLKNGFYLLGRVIAATSCVTLAASLAARLGTTPMAAFQICLQVWMASSLLADGLAVAGQAIIACAFAEKDYQKATAAASRVLQMAFVLGLGLSLVVGLGLQFGSVVFTKDKHVLHLITLGVPFVAATQPINSLAFVFDGVNYGVSDFAYSAYSMVLVALLSITSLFLLSESNGFVGIWLALTIYMSLRALAGVWRMGTGTGPWRFLRGL; translated from the exons ATGGCTGAAGATGATGTCGTGCATTCAGCAGCAGTAAAAGGGAAGATGCCTATTATGGTTTTCTTTAGAGATGCCAG GCTGTTATTCAAGATGGATGCACTTGGATCAGAGATACTACGCATTGCATTCCCAGCAGCCTTGGCGTTAGCGGCTGATCCTATCGCTTCTATAATCGACACTGCGTTTATCGGCCACTTAG GCGCGGTGGAGCTGGCTGCTGTGGGGGTTTCTATTGCCATTTTCAATCAAGCATCCAAAGTTACCATATTTCCTCTTGTCAGTATAACAACTTCTTTTGTTGCTGAGGAAGATACTATTGGAAGATTAGAAAAGGAGATGAAAATAAATGAAATGGTAAAAGTAAGGGCAGAAGATGTAGTCCTTGACAGCTTAGAAAAGGGTGGTTCAGCTACAAACATGGAAGCTCAAGAATTAGTTAAGGCAGAAAATACAACTCAGTCTGTATTAGCAACATCAGCTAGTGAGACTGGTGCATCTAAGCCTCAAAATGTGGCCTGTTCTGATTCAGATAAAACTCAAACTAAAGCTAAGAAGCATCAAAGTACCAATTCACAAACTAATGTAGCAAGAGTAAAACGACATATTCCCTCGGCATCCACAGCGTTGGTTATGGGAGCTGTACTAGGCATCCTTCAAACTATATTTCTCATTTCTTTAGCTAGACCATTACTTGGAATTATGGGAGTCAGATCT GATTCCCCTATGCTAGAGCCTGCAAAAAGGTATTTGAAACTAAGATCACTGGGTGCTCCAGCGGTTCTTCTCTCTTTAGCCATGCAAGGAGTTTTTCGAGGATTTAAGGATACTACAACTCCCCTATATGCCACAG TTGCTGGAGATCTAGCAAATGTTGTTTTGGACCCCATTCTTATATTTGTTTGCCATATGGGAGTTAGTGGTGCAGCAATTGTTCATGTGCTTTCTCA GTATCTAATCTTGGTGATCCTCTTCTGGAAATTGATGAAACAAGTTTACCTCATACCTCCAAGCCTCAAAAGTTTGCAATTCAGTCGATTTCTAAAAAATG GATTTTATTTGCTGGGAAGGGTGATTGCAGCAACATCTTGTGTCACTTTGGCCGCGTCGTTGGCTGCAAGGTTGGGTACAACTCCTATGGCAGCTTTTCAGATTTGCTTACAAGTTTGGATGGCATCCTCCCTTCTTGCTGATGGTTTGGCTGTTGCAGGACAG GCTATCATTGCTTGTGCTTTTGCTGAGAAGGATTATCAAAAGGCAACTGCTGCTGCATCTCGAGTACTACAG ATGGCATTTGTACTTGGCTTGGGACTGTCTCTTGTCGTAGGACTTGGGTTGCAGTTTGGATCTGTGGTCTTCACCAAAGATAAACACGTTCTCCACCTTATAACCCTAGGTGTCCCG TTTGTTGCAGCAACACAGCCAATAAATTCATTAGCATTTGTTTTCGATGGTGTCAACTATGGCGTATCTGATTTTGCTTATTCTGCATACTCCATG GTTCTAGTAGCTCTATTAAGCATTACGTCGTTGTTTCTTTTGTCTGAGAGTAATGGTTTTGTTGGGATATGGCTTGCTTTAACCATTTACATGAGTCTCAGGGCATTAGCTGGTGTCTGGAG AATGGGGACTGGAACTGGACCTTGGCGCTTTCTCAGGGGATTGTAG